CAGGCCGCGGGTCACTTCGCCTTTGGCGTCAGAAAACACCTTGCCGTGTTCGCTGGAAATCAGGCGCGCCAGCTCATCGGTATGCTCCTCAACCAGCGCCTTGAACTTAAACAGGATACGCGAGCGCTTCAGCGGCGAGGTTTTTGACCAGGCGACAAAGGCCTCATCGGCGATACGCACCGCTTCGCGGGTTTCGTCAACGGTGGCCAGCGCCACCTGGGCGCTCTGCTCACCGGTGGCTGGATTATAAACCGGCGAAGTGCGCTGGCTCTGACCGGTGGAGAGCTGACCATTAAGATAGTGGGATAACGTTTGCATATAGGCTCCTGATTAAAAGGCGCCGCTGGCGCTGTTTAGCTGGCAACGTCGAAGCCTGCCTGCTCGGCAAGTTGACGCAAGTTGCGGTAACCCAGACGGGCGTAAGTCAGCGGATGGGCAACTTCCGGGTCTTGTTCGGCTTCAACCACTAACCAGCCCTGGTAGCCCTGTTCGCACAGGTGGGTTAAGGCGGGCAGAAAATCCACATTGCCATCCCCCGGCACCGTAAACAGGCCGTCTAACACGCCGTTTAAAAAGCTTTTATCGCGATTGCGTACCGCGTCCAGCACTGGGAAGCGCAGATCTTTGCAGTGCACATGATGGATACGCTGGCTGTAGCGTTTGGCGACGGCGAGAGGGTCACCGCCAGCACCGCGCAGATGACCAAAATCAAGCAGCAGCCCCACGCCTTCGCCAGTGTTGTCCATTAAGCGTTCAACGTCGGCCTGGCTTTCGATCACCGTGCCCAGGTGGTGGTGATACACCAGTTGAATACCCTGGGATTTCAGGTAGTCGCCCACTACCTCCAGGCCATGCAGCAGTCGCTGCCACTCTTGCTCGGAAAGGTGCGGACGCTGGGAGAGCGGGCGCTCCTGATCGCCGTGCACACAGTGGGTGACTTCACACAGCACCATTACCTTCGCACCGCATTCCTTGAGCAGGTTCATATGACCCTGAATGACTTCTATCTCTTCTTCAGGAGTGCGCTCCAGCAACTGCGCGGAATACCAGCCCGATACAAGCGCCAAGTCGTGGGCACTAAGCACCTGATTTAAGGCGTCAGGCGTTCGGGGAAACTTGTTACCTAATTCAAAGCCGCTAAAACCCGCTTCGCGCCCCTCTTGAAGGCAGGTTTCCAGCGGTGTTGCGCCGCCCAGGCTGGGCAAGTC
This Vreelandella neptunia DNA region includes the following protein-coding sequences:
- the iolE gene encoding myo-inosose-2 dehydratase; its protein translation is MPTVTLGINPLTWTNDDLPSLGGATPLETCLQEGREAGFSGFELGNKFPRTPDALNQVLSAHDLALVSGWYSAQLLERTPEEEIEVIQGHMNLLKECGAKVMVLCEVTHCVHGDQERPLSQRPHLSEQEWQRLLHGLEVVGDYLKSQGIQLVYHHHLGTVIESQADVERLMDNTGEGVGLLLDFGHLRGAGGDPLAVAKRYSQRIHHVHCKDLRFPVLDAVRNRDKSFLNGVLDGLFTVPGDGNVDFLPALTHLCEQGYQGWLVVEAEQDPEVAHPLTYARLGYRNLRQLAEQAGFDVAS